One window from the genome of Metabacillus flavus encodes:
- a CDS encoding THUMP domain-containing class I SAM-dependent RNA methyltransferase yields the protein MKDVTLIATSAMGLESLVAKEVGDLGYEHETENGKVIFKGDAKAIARSNLWLRTADRIKIKVGEFKAETFDDLFEQTKALNWGDYIPENAEFPVIGKSVKSKLFSVPDCQSIVKKAVVEKLKKHYKNQSGWFDENGPLYRIEVALHKDICTLTLDTSGTGLHKRGFRIGQGEAPLKETLAAALVMLTNWNPDKPFADPFCGSGTIPMEAALIGQNIAPGFNREFASEQWDWIGKKVWNDARMEAEDLANYDQKLEIMGSDIDHRMIEIAKENAEEAGLADLIQFKQMQVRDFTSPLEYGVVVGNPPYGERLGDKKEVESMYRQMGQAFNGIDTWSVYMLTSNPDFEKFYGKKATKKRKLFNGFLRTDYYQFWGPKPPRNV from the coding sequence ATGAAGGATGTTACATTGATCGCGACCTCCGCTATGGGACTGGAATCGCTTGTAGCGAAAGAGGTTGGAGATCTTGGATATGAACATGAAACGGAAAACGGTAAAGTTATTTTTAAAGGAGACGCCAAGGCCATCGCGCGTTCCAATCTTTGGCTTCGCACAGCGGACCGGATCAAGATAAAGGTTGGAGAATTTAAAGCTGAGACGTTTGACGATCTTTTTGAACAAACGAAAGCCTTAAACTGGGGCGATTACATACCGGAGAACGCCGAATTTCCGGTGATTGGGAAATCGGTCAAGTCTAAACTTTTTTCTGTACCTGATTGCCAGAGCATCGTTAAGAAAGCGGTTGTTGAAAAGCTAAAGAAGCATTATAAAAACCAATCCGGCTGGTTTGACGAAAACGGTCCTCTATATCGGATAGAAGTTGCACTGCATAAAGATATCTGTACACTCACACTTGATACATCCGGGACAGGTCTTCATAAAAGAGGATTCCGGATCGGACAAGGGGAGGCACCGTTAAAAGAAACACTGGCAGCAGCTCTAGTGATGCTTACGAATTGGAACCCGGATAAACCGTTTGCGGATCCATTCTGCGGATCCGGAACGATCCCGATGGAAGCGGCACTGATCGGTCAAAATATCGCACCTGGCTTCAATCGCGAGTTCGCCTCTGAGCAGTGGGACTGGATCGGAAAAAAAGTATGGAATGATGCCAGAATGGAAGCTGAAGATCTTGCCAATTATGATCAGAAGCTTGAAATAATGGGCAGTGATATTGACCACAGGATGATAGAAATCGCCAAGGAAAATGCAGAAGAAGCCGGTCTGGCAGATTTAATCCAGTTCAAGCAGATGCAGGTAAGGGATTTTACCTCACCACTGGAATATGGAGTGGTTGTCGGAAATCCCCCTTATGGTGAGCGCTTAGGGGATAAAAAGGAAGTAGAGAGTATGTACAGGCAGATGGGGCAGGCTTTTAACGGAATAGACACCTGGTCTGTTTATATGCTTACTTCCAATCCTGATTTTGAAAAATTTTACGGGAAAAAGGCAACGAAAAAACGCAAGCTTTTCAATGGCTTTCTTCGAACAGATTATTATCAATTTTGGGGGCCGAAACCGCCAAGAAATGTATAA
- the gpsB gene encoding cell division regulator GpsB, protein MLSDKVKLTAKEILEKEFKTSVRGYRQEDVDKYLDFIIKDYETFHQEIEELQQENLRLKKQLEEAYKKQPAQTNTTNFDILKRLSNLEKHVFGSKLYD, encoded by the coding sequence ATGCTTTCTGACAAAGTGAAGCTGACGGCCAAAGAAATACTTGAAAAAGAATTCAAAACCTCTGTAAGAGGCTATAGACAAGAAGATGTGGATAAATACCTTGATTTTATCATCAAGGACTATGAGACTTTCCACCAGGAAATTGAAGAGCTTCAGCAGGAAAATCTTCGATTGAAGAAACAGCTGGAGGAAGCGTATAAAAAACAGCCTGCACAAACGAATACAACGAATTTTGATATTCTTAAAAGACTTTCCAATCTTGAGAAACATGTTTTTGGAAGCAAGCTGTACGATTAA
- a CDS encoding DUF1273 domain-containing protein — translation MRTIVITGYKPHELGVFSKSHPAIFYIKKLIEKELKVLLDEGLEWVVISGQLGVELWAAEVVIELRLEYPQLNLAVLTPFLNQEEKWKDPNKEQYESVLIEADFVDSITKRPYENPKQFIMKNQFLIRKTDGMLLIYDEEKPGSPKFMLETARKMKSANEYTIKAFTFYDLQNIVEDLQDGE, via the coding sequence ATGAGAACAATTGTGATTACGGGATATAAGCCGCATGAGCTGGGCGTATTTTCAAAAAGCCATCCGGCTATTTTTTACATAAAAAAGCTGATTGAAAAAGAACTGAAGGTTCTTTTAGATGAGGGACTTGAGTGGGTCGTGATCAGCGGTCAGCTTGGAGTTGAGCTATGGGCAGCGGAAGTGGTCATCGAGCTGAGGCTTGAGTATCCGCAGCTTAATCTTGCCGTGCTTACACCATTTCTTAATCAAGAGGAGAAATGGAAGGATCCAAACAAAGAACAGTATGAAAGTGTCCTCATTGAGGCGGACTTCGTTGACAGCATAACAAAACGCCCCTATGAAAATCCAAAACAGTTTATCATGAAAAACCAATTTCTCATTCGGAAAACGGACGGTATGCTGCTCATTTATGATGAAGAAAAACCGGGTTCCCCGAAATTCATGCTGGAAACCGCCCGTAAAATGAAATCTGCAAACGAATATACCATTAAGGCCTTTACCTTTTATGACCTGCAAAACATCGTTGAGGATCTTCAGGATGGGGAATAA
- a CDS encoding CotD family spore coat protein: MFGRRPYMMPPIVHPTQCCVQNTCSTTAVPHIHPQHTTNVNHQMYQHLHYYPQTQSAVNEVSHQHFNCSGPGPR; encoded by the coding sequence ATGTTTGGAAGAAGACCTTATATGATGCCGCCTATCGTGCACCCTACTCAATGCTGTGTGCAAAATACCTGTTCAACTACGGCAGTGCCCCATATTCATCCTCAGCATACTACTAACGTTAACCATCAGATGTATCAGCATTTGCACTATTATCCGCAAACGCAATCTGCTGTGAACGAGGTATCCCACCAGCACTTTAACTGCAGCGGACCGGGACCGCGCTAA
- a CDS encoding ribonuclease H-like domain-containing protein yields MSLKNKLNRLKNHIISETSPVKPVIPVKQETKAELNPAGLKPVKYGEDFCLLREISYPLDYQHGLYKLKDCADAVKRWNESSLNHPLSAKGHRPEDLFFFDTETTGLGGGTGNMIFLLGHASFSENEVTVRQHLLPKPGHEVALYKDFLKYVDITTLVTYNGKSFDWPQVKTRHTLIRDFVPELPSFGHFDLYHASRRLWKHKEYALKLMNVESEMLNIKREDDVPGYLAPIIYQHYVQTQDEAVLEGILKHNELDVLTLITLYTHLSNSLLNIGSGQTADEIEQYEVARWYETAGEHQTALKEYESIAKKGFNKSFDAKYKVAHKHKKEKNWPEAVMAWEEIAANDSGKLKIDASIQLAMYYEHAEKNNELALKWTESAIAYAKELNRLAKLKNIDSILSEGNKRKNRLNGKLLSNYSPGKRRK; encoded by the coding sequence ATGTCTTTGAAAAACAAATTGAACCGTCTTAAAAACCACATCATCTCCGAGACGTCTCCTGTAAAGCCGGTTATACCTGTGAAACAGGAAACGAAAGCGGAGCTAAACCCAGCCGGATTAAAACCGGTAAAATACGGGGAGGATTTCTGCCTGCTCCGTGAAATTTCTTATCCGCTGGACTATCAGCATGGCTTATACAAACTGAAGGATTGCGCCGATGCCGTGAAAAGATGGAATGAGAGTTCCTTAAATCATCCTCTTTCAGCTAAAGGCCATCGTCCTGAGGACTTATTCTTTTTCGATACAGAGACAACAGGGCTTGGCGGCGGAACGGGAAACATGATTTTTCTGCTTGGACATGCCTCTTTTTCGGAAAATGAAGTGACTGTCCGGCAGCACCTATTGCCAAAACCGGGACATGAAGTCGCTCTTTATAAGGACTTTTTAAAATACGTAGATATTACAACCCTTGTCACTTATAACGGAAAATCTTTTGACTGGCCGCAGGTAAAAACGAGGCATACCCTAATCCGCGATTTTGTTCCAGAGCTTCCATCGTTTGGCCATTTTGATCTTTATCATGCTTCCAGAAGATTGTGGAAGCATAAAGAGTATGCGTTGAAGCTGATGAATGTTGAATCGGAAATGCTCAATATTAAAAGGGAAGACGACGTGCCTGGATATTTGGCGCCGATTATTTATCAGCATTATGTCCAGACACAGGATGAAGCTGTGCTGGAAGGCATATTAAAGCACAATGAACTGGATGTACTGACACTGATCACCCTCTACACACATTTATCAAACAGCCTTTTAAATATAGGGTCTGGTCAAACTGCAGATGAAATTGAGCAATATGAAGTAGCGAGATGGTATGAAACTGCAGGTGAGCATCAGACGGCCCTCAAGGAATATGAATCAATTGCAAAAAAGGGGTTTAATAAGTCCTTTGACGCGAAATATAAGGTGGCTCATAAACACAAGAAGGAAAAAAATTGGCCGGAAGCTGTTATGGCATGGGAAGAGATTGCAGCAAATGATTCAGGGAAATTAAAAATTGATGCTTCCATACAGCTCGCTATGTATTATGAGCATGCAGAAAAAAATAATGAACTTGCCCTTAAATGGACGGAATCTGCCATCGCTTATGCAAAAGAACTGAATAGATTGGCGAAGCTTAAAAACATCGATTCCATTTTATCAGAGGGAAATAAGCGTAAAAATCGCTTAAATGGGAAATTATTAAGTAATTATTCCCCGGGCAAGCGCAGGAAATGA
- a CDS encoding DEAD/DEAH box helicase: MDQLVEWLKKDEAYKEKIVHWRTLEPREAKTAPMPADLHPKLLEALHSRGIRELYTHQSTAYAAARNGKSFVAVTPTASGKTLCYNLPVLQSVLEKSESRALYLFPTKALAQDQKSEMNELIQSMDASINSYTYDGDTSPAIRQVIRKAGHIVMTNPDMLHSAILPHHTKWVSLFENLKYIVIDELHTYRGIFGSHVANVIRRLMRICRYYGSEPVFICTSATIANPKELGERLTGSIMELIDNNGAPSGRKHFVFYNPPIVNKAMNIRKSATLEVRDLAGHFLSNGIQTIVFARSRVRVEIILTYLQELIKKKLGPKTIRGYRGGYLPKQRREIEKGLRSGEIIGVVSTNALELGVDIGQLQTCIMTGYPGTIASAWQQAGRAGRRHGEAFIVMVASSNPLDQYIIQNPDYFFEQNPETAVIDPNNLIVLVDHIKCAAFELPFREQDSFGDSDITEILEYLAEEHVLVQNRGQFHWMNASFPAHNISLRSASQENVVIIDQSDISAVKVIGEMDRFSAMTLLHDEAIYLHQGIQFQVELLDWEEKKAFVREVKTDYYTDANLAVQLKVLETDLRGSEEEYETGFGDVAVQAMATIFKKIKFDTHENIGSGPITLPEEILHTNSAWLSLNMDNRDWTEDRVEEAIMGMANVFRHIAPLKVMCDPSDLHVVPQVKASHNELPTVFLYDRYPGGVGLSKKIFEQFHELVGESHDLIYACPCEHGCPSCIGTDGSMDSQKLDTLTLLKDLRENHVFEKQIEPS, translated from the coding sequence ATGGACCAGCTTGTAGAATGGCTGAAAAAGGATGAAGCCTATAAAGAGAAGATTGTTCACTGGAGAACGCTGGAACCGCGTGAGGCGAAAACGGCTCCTATGCCGGCAGATTTGCATCCAAAGCTGCTTGAGGCCCTTCATTCGAGAGGGATTCGTGAACTCTACACTCACCAAAGCACAGCGTATGCAGCAGCAAGAAACGGAAAAAGCTTTGTTGCGGTTACTCCTACAGCATCCGGAAAAACCCTTTGCTATAACCTGCCTGTCCTGCAAAGTGTCCTGGAAAAATCCGAAAGCCGGGCTCTGTATCTTTTTCCGACAAAAGCATTGGCCCAGGATCAGAAAAGTGAAATGAATGAATTGATACAGTCGATGGATGCTTCCATCAACTCATATACATATGATGGAGACACTTCGCCGGCAATTCGGCAGGTAATCCGAAAGGCTGGACATATCGTCATGACGAACCCGGATATGCTTCATTCTGCGATACTGCCCCATCATACAAAATGGGTCTCATTGTTTGAAAATCTGAAATACATTGTGATTGATGAATTGCACACCTACAGAGGGATATTTGGAAGCCATGTGGCGAACGTGATAAGAAGACTTATGCGGATTTGCCGGTATTATGGAAGCGAGCCGGTCTTTATTTGCACATCTGCGACCATTGCCAACCCGAAAGAACTTGGGGAGAGGCTTACAGGAAGCATCATGGAGCTGATTGACAACAATGGAGCTCCATCAGGAAGAAAGCATTTTGTGTTCTATAATCCGCCGATTGTGAACAAAGCGATGAATATCCGCAAAAGCGCTACTCTCGAGGTCCGCGACCTTGCCGGACATTTCCTGAGCAATGGCATACAAACCATCGTTTTTGCAAGAAGCAGGGTACGGGTTGAAATTATCCTGACGTATTTGCAGGAACTGATTAAGAAAAAATTAGGCCCTAAAACCATCAGAGGCTACCGGGGCGGCTATCTGCCGAAGCAGAGGCGGGAAATTGAGAAGGGCTTAAGGTCCGGTGAGATTATTGGCGTCGTCAGTACGAATGCACTTGAACTGGGTGTGGATATCGGACAGCTGCAGACGTGCATTATGACCGGCTATCCAGGGACGATCGCCAGTGCCTGGCAGCAGGCGGGTAGGGCCGGGAGACGTCACGGCGAGGCCTTTATAGTCATGGTTGCAAGCTCCAATCCACTGGATCAGTATATCATTCAAAATCCTGATTACTTTTTTGAACAGAATCCTGAAACAGCGGTCATTGATCCTAATAATCTCATTGTTTTAGTCGACCACATCAAATGCGCAGCTTTTGAGCTCCCTTTTCGTGAACAGGATTCATTTGGAGATTCTGATATTACGGAGATCCTCGAGTATTTGGCTGAAGAACATGTACTCGTACAGAACAGGGGACAGTTCCATTGGATGAATGCCTCGTTCCCCGCCCACAATATCTCCCTTAGATCCGCATCCCAGGAAAATGTGGTCATCATTGATCAGTCGGATATTTCAGCGGTCAAGGTGATCGGTGAAATGGATAGGTTCAGCGCTATGACGCTCCTTCATGATGAAGCCATCTATCTTCACCAGGGAATTCAATTTCAGGTAGAGCTTCTGGATTGGGAGGAGAAAAAAGCATTTGTCAGAGAAGTAAAGACCGATTACTATACAGATGCAAACCTTGCTGTTCAGCTGAAGGTGCTTGAAACAGATTTAAGGGGCAGTGAAGAAGAGTATGAGACCGGATTCGGAGATGTAGCGGTACAGGCCATGGCAACCATCTTTAAAAAAATTAAATTTGATACGCATGAAAATATCGGTTCAGGGCCAATCACACTTCCCGAAGAAATTCTTCATACTAATTCAGCCTGGCTCAGTCTGAATATGGACAATCGGGATTGGACCGAGGACCGGGTGGAAGAGGCTATAATGGGAATGGCAAACGTTTTTCGTCATATTGCCCCATTAAAGGTAATGTGCGATCCATCTGATCTTCATGTCGTTCCGCAGGTGAAAGCATCTCATAATGAGCTGCCGACCGTTTTCCTTTACGACCGGTATCCCGGCGGAGTAGGGCTGTCGAAAAAGATTTTTGAACAATTCCATGAGCTTGTAGGTGAAAGCCATGACTTAATATACGCGTGCCCATGCGAACATGGATGTCCATCCTGTATAGGAACGGATGGCAGCATGGACTCACAAAAGCTGGATACGCTCACTCTTTTAAAAGATTTGAGGGAAAACCATGTCTTTGAAAAACAAATTGAACCGTCTTAA
- a CDS encoding PTS sugar transporter subunit IIA, producing MFKKLFGKKEEVSKEETVFAPMKGKLVTLEEVPDPVFSQKMMGDGAAIIPAEGKVVAPVNGEVIQLFHTKHAIGLRSETGMELLIHIGLETVSMNGEGFEAHVKEGDKVSAGDLLITCDLSLINEKASSTITPIVITNGDILESVEKAESQETDEGKTKIFVVKAK from the coding sequence ATGTTTAAAAAACTATTTGGTAAAAAAGAAGAAGTTTCAAAAGAAGAAACCGTTTTTGCTCCAATGAAGGGAAAGCTTGTCACGCTGGAAGAAGTTCCCGATCCGGTATTTTCCCAGAAAATGATGGGTGATGGAGCTGCCATTATTCCGGCGGAAGGAAAAGTTGTTGCCCCTGTGAACGGTGAAGTGATTCAGCTGTTCCATACGAAGCATGCGATTGGTCTCCGTTCAGAAACTGGCATGGAGCTCCTTATTCATATCGGACTTGAAACGGTCAGTATGAACGGGGAAGGCTTTGAAGCGCATGTGAAAGAAGGGGACAAGGTTTCTGCAGGCGACCTTCTTATTACTTGCGATCTTTCATTAATTAACGAGAAAGCATCAAGTACCATTACTCCGATCGTGATCACCAATGGCGACATTCTGGAATCGGTTGAAAAAGCTGAATCTCAGGAAACGGATGAAGGCAAAACTAAAATTTTCGTAGTGAAAGCAAAATAA
- a CDS encoding Hsp20/alpha crystallin family protein — protein MDDKNKKNQTPELLGFDLDLSKAVDHFFHSSPVKHFLRQFEEALLQNASFPYIDMQAFETEDEVIVEASLPPVTLNDIDIEVSGRTLTLEIDHKVQHSASKEEAYYSQSTTYSHFSRSVYLPAEADDSQMITALHEGKLIIRMPKK, from the coding sequence ATGGATGATAAAAACAAAAAAAATCAGACGCCTGAATTGCTTGGTTTTGACCTGGATCTTTCCAAGGCTGTGGATCATTTTTTTCATTCTTCGCCTGTAAAGCATTTTTTAAGGCAATTTGAAGAAGCTCTCCTTCAGAACGCTTCCTTTCCATATATAGATATGCAGGCATTTGAAACGGAAGACGAAGTGATTGTTGAAGCAAGTCTGCCGCCTGTTACCTTAAATGATATTGATATTGAAGTAAGCGGCCGCACTTTGACGCTCGAAATTGATCATAAAGTTCAGCACTCAGCGTCCAAAGAGGAGGCTTATTATTCACAATCTACCACATACAGCCATTTTTCAAGATCGGTTTACCTTCCTGCTGAAGCAGATGACAGTCAGATGATTACTGCTCTGCATGAAGGAAAGCTGATCATTCGTATGCCCAAAAAATGA
- a CDS encoding YppG family protein has translation MFYPYGPEGSEAHSPRVKRRRTSREASWGSQIPVYQQHAYPYEAYQQANPYYNQQLYQYQPVQPTLPYLQNLAQYTPNTAFQPQSPYPYPYPKQGPFPKQPQGSGMQNVMSQFKKSNGQYDYNKMMDTAGQMMSAVNQMSSLFKGVTGFFK, from the coding sequence ATGTTTTATCCATATGGACCAGAAGGCAGTGAAGCGCACAGTCCAAGAGTCAAAAGAAGACGCACAAGCAGAGAAGCATCCTGGGGAAGCCAGATTCCGGTCTATCAGCAGCATGCATATCCATACGAAGCCTATCAGCAGGCGAATCCTTATTATAATCAGCAGCTTTATCAGTACCAGCCAGTCCAGCCCACACTCCCGTATTTGCAGAATCTTGCTCAATACACTCCTAATACAGCCTTTCAGCCGCAGTCTCCATACCCTTATCCATATCCGAAGCAAGGGCCCTTTCCGAAGCAGCCTCAAGGCTCAGGGATGCAAAACGTCATGTCGCAATTCAAAAAATCAAATGGACAATATGATTACAATAAAATGATGGATACGGCAGGGCAAATGATGAGTGCTGTTAACCAAATGAGTTCCTTATTCAAAGGAGTGACGGGGTTTTTCAAATAG
- a CDS encoding DUF1798 family protein translates to MSIELELSYKLKQINEEALARFMEGKEKETAYDFYAQIKPAFEEGSKIANDWKDLLTERYKTDRPKHVHPSQLDSAVDNIEQQILQSFDPKAKSLRYKNTKESVDYVVNSVIEWLEKSKP, encoded by the coding sequence TTGAGTATCGAATTAGAATTGTCTTATAAGCTTAAACAAATAAATGAAGAAGCCCTGGCAAGATTTATGGAGGGTAAAGAGAAAGAAACAGCCTATGATTTTTACGCACAAATTAAGCCTGCTTTTGAAGAGGGATCTAAAATTGCGAACGATTGGAAGGACCTTTTGACGGAACGGTATAAAACCGATCGCCCTAAACACGTCCATCCCTCCCAGCTCGATTCGGCTGTAGATAATATCGAACAGCAAATTCTCCAATCCTTTGATCCGAAAGCAAAATCCCTCCGTTATAAAAACACGAAGGAATCCGTTGATTATGTCGTAAACTCGGTTATTGAGTGGCTTGAAAAATCTAAACCTTAA
- a CDS encoding DUF2515 family protein has product MITGKVTGNDRNRGEGMDKEAFDQQQAAFVMREIRKQLERANYDNISRTYAYFQFYIRNPEIQWSFLASMVSRNAGYNMTDLHSSCYRAALDHKLRRELFLTYEDANWLIFSDAFPQLLIYEYSKIIGFPLFSLLKAFSVSPFMIREWQTFWDERNKERILTSLIINEQHLIHNPVIRHPVFKKEVFTSFVYRFQDVFHFSTVLFPTLNGELYGYSVYDFKRKASRIELGKKLAWLLFQSRWKDDFFLFASAVPHTGSRFDYEQYFDDKRIRQTPILRMAFPAVPHHIDVSKREWFHGQNLNKYYSAPAIRGRSELTDWHRKKRNQMQLISFLKEFWTVQKKTGK; this is encoded by the coding sequence ATGATTACTGGGAAGGTAACAGGGAACGATAGGAATCGGGGTGAAGGCATGGATAAGGAAGCATTCGATCAGCAGCAGGCAGCCTTCGTGATGCGTGAGATTCGCAAGCAGCTCGAGCGGGCCAATTACGACAATATCTCAAGAACGTATGCCTATTTTCAGTTTTATATTCGGAATCCTGAAATTCAATGGTCGTTTCTGGCCAGCATGGTATCCAGAAATGCAGGATACAATATGACCGATTTGCATTCATCGTGTTATAGGGCTGCCCTTGACCACAAATTGCGGAGGGAGCTGTTTTTGACCTATGAGGATGCCAATTGGCTGATTTTCTCTGATGCCTTTCCGCAGCTTCTTATTTATGAATACTCGAAAATCATCGGCTTTCCGCTTTTTTCTCTCCTGAAAGCTTTTTCTGTTTCTCCATTTATGATCAGAGAATGGCAAACGTTTTGGGATGAGCGGAATAAAGAGAGGATTCTAACCTCGTTGATTATCAATGAACAGCATTTAATTCACAATCCCGTTATCAGACACCCGGTTTTTAAAAAAGAAGTCTTTACATCATTCGTTTATCGCTTTCAGGATGTGTTCCATTTTTCAACAGTTCTTTTTCCAACTTTAAATGGGGAGCTATACGGTTATTCTGTTTATGACTTTAAAAGGAAAGCTTCAAGGATTGAACTTGGCAAAAAGCTCGCCTGGCTGCTTTTTCAAAGCAGATGGAAGGATGACTTCTTCTTATTTGCATCAGCCGTTCCCCACACGGGCTCCAGGTTTGATTATGAACAGTACTTTGATGATAAAAGAATACGGCAAACCCCCATCTTAAGGATGGCATTTCCTGCTGTACCACATCATATAGACGTTTCAAAGCGAGAATGGTTTCATGGGCAAAACTTAAACAAGTATTATTCCGCTCCTGCTATTAGAGGGCGAAGTGAATTGACTGATTGGCACAGAAAAAAACGGAATCAGATGCAGCTGATTTCATTCCTTAAGGAGTTCTGGACGGTTCAAAAAAAGACAGGGAAGTAA